In the genome of Taurinivorans muris, one region contains:
- a CDS encoding cobyric acid synthase, with translation MNKNLLLQQSHGGDFYHWNKETGIDPNTLLDFSVNVRPDGMPDFLKSSIIKNINNLARYPSPHAEELKELCAKNHGLEPDNFVFGNGSNELFQALCAALFEEKYRTAYIAEPAFSEYRFSLEKAGIEAKTLIFCLSPQICAEHAEHFDFSNDTIQEEQHEINRKIDNAISALPANSLVFLANPANPSGFLIKNNKLMQIIAKHKDRFFVLDEAFIEYSGEESLLDTFSKQTFPPNLIIVRSLTKFYALAGIRLGYLACNEKLASKIQNKLPAWNVNSFAIALAKTLFTQKEQVQADSQKTKQQNFERKLDLYQKLSQINGIKLYASWANYILFSLERNCPHFWQNLLTKHHISIRNCANYLGLENKNCYRAAVRFPAEHTKLCNAIANILHNSPIREKKKKPSLMLLGTSSNAGKSVLTAGFCRIFTQDGYTVRPFKAQNMSLNSGVTVKGEEMGRAQIVQAKACNAEPDSKMNPILLKPQTDMGSQIIALGKPIGTALARDYYEKKSELWEIAAKAYDELAEEADIMVLEGAGSPAEINLKAHDIVNLKMAEYAQASTLLVGDIDRGGVYASFLGTWQTFTAQEEKLFTGFLVNRFRGDSSLLAPAHEYLENITGKKVLGVIPFIKDIALPEEDMAGALWNAPKIVQEKIPDYADKNRKLDIALIMFGKISNHTDFEPLALEKHCLVRPVYSVHDIGSPDLIILGGSKSVAADLEELKRNGLFDKILELAKSAFILGICGGLQMLGKEILDPEHIETEKERTEGFNLLPLSSTFHKEKQLTLVENVRCPLEGSVCGYEIHHGKSEELPGTTKQIQGYFLDSEQNIYGYTCENVWASYIHGLFDNDVFRLNFINHVRAFKGLNPVSDYTPYTLETSLNKLADVIRKHVDMDAIYQSMGLASKKRGQNNAI, from the coding sequence GTGAATAAAAACTTGCTCTTGCAACAAAGCCATGGCGGAGATTTTTACCATTGGAACAAAGAAACAGGAATTGACCCAAATACGCTCCTTGATTTCAGCGTCAATGTCCGCCCTGACGGCATGCCTGACTTTTTAAAATCAAGCATCATCAAAAATATCAACAACCTTGCCCGGTACCCAAGCCCTCATGCCGAGGAACTTAAAGAACTTTGTGCCAAAAACCATGGATTGGAGCCTGATAATTTTGTTTTCGGAAACGGAAGCAACGAACTTTTTCAAGCCCTTTGCGCGGCTCTTTTTGAAGAAAAGTACCGCACAGCCTATATTGCGGAACCCGCTTTCAGTGAATACCGTTTTTCCCTTGAAAAAGCCGGTATCGAGGCAAAAACGCTCATTTTTTGTCTCAGTCCGCAAATCTGTGCGGAACATGCGGAACATTTTGACTTTTCAAACGATACTATCCAGGAAGAACAGCATGAAATCAACCGGAAAATAGATAATGCCATTTCCGCTCTTCCTGCAAACAGCCTTGTTTTTCTTGCCAATCCTGCCAATCCTTCCGGATTTCTCATAAAAAACAATAAACTCATGCAAATCATCGCCAAGCACAAAGACCGCTTTTTTGTTCTTGACGAAGCGTTTATCGAATACAGCGGAGAAGAAAGCCTGCTTGATACGTTTAGCAAACAAACCTTTCCCCCTAATCTTATCATAGTCCGTTCTCTCACGAAGTTTTACGCGCTGGCGGGCATACGCCTCGGTTACCTCGCCTGCAATGAAAAACTCGCCAGTAAAATTCAAAACAAGCTCCCTGCATGGAATGTGAACAGCTTTGCCATAGCCCTTGCGAAAACACTTTTCACGCAAAAAGAACAGGTTCAAGCAGACAGCCAAAAAACAAAACAACAAAATTTTGAGCGAAAGCTTGATTTATATCAAAAGCTTTCACAAATCAACGGTATTAAACTTTATGCTTCCTGGGCGAATTATATCCTTTTTTCCTTAGAGCGAAATTGCCCGCATTTTTGGCAAAACTTATTGACAAAACATCATATTTCCATTCGTAACTGTGCGAATTATTTAGGATTGGAAAATAAGAATTGTTACCGTGCCGCGGTTCGCTTTCCTGCTGAACATACCAAATTATGCAATGCGATTGCCAATATTTTGCACAACAGCCCCATTCGGGAAAAAAAGAAAAAACCGAGCCTCATGCTTTTGGGAACGTCCTCAAATGCGGGAAAAAGTGTATTGACAGCAGGATTTTGCCGCATTTTCACACAAGACGGCTACACCGTCCGCCCTTTCAAAGCCCAAAACATGTCACTCAATTCCGGAGTTACGGTTAAAGGCGAAGAAATGGGCAGAGCGCAAATAGTGCAGGCAAAAGCCTGCAATGCGGAACCTGACAGCAAAATGAACCCCATTTTATTAAAACCGCAAACAGATATGGGCTCGCAGATTATTGCGCTCGGCAAACCAATCGGCACCGCCCTCGCCCGCGATTATTACGAAAAAAAATCGGAACTGTGGGAAATTGCGGCAAAAGCCTATGACGAACTGGCGGAAGAAGCGGATATCATGGTGTTGGAAGGCGCCGGAAGCCCTGCGGAAATCAACCTCAAAGCACATGATATTGTCAATCTCAAAATGGCGGAATATGCACAGGCTTCAACTCTTCTTGTTGGCGATATCGACAGAGGGGGCGTTTATGCCTCCTTTCTCGGAACATGGCAAACGTTCACTGCGCAAGAGGAAAAACTTTTCACCGGTTTCCTTGTGAACCGTTTTCGAGGGGACAGCTCCCTTTTAGCCCCCGCCCATGAGTATTTGGAAAACATCACCGGCAAAAAAGTTCTCGGCGTCATTCCATTTATTAAAGACATCGCGCTTCCTGAAGAAGATATGGCAGGTGCTTTATGGAACGCCCCAAAAATCGTCCAAGAGAAAATTCCCGATTATGCTGATAAAAACAGAAAGCTCGATATTGCTCTTATCATGTTCGGAAAAATTTCCAATCACACGGATTTTGAACCGCTTGCCTTAGAAAAACACTGCCTTGTCCGTCCGGTATACTCCGTACACGACATAGGTTCCCCGGACCTCATCATATTAGGCGGTTCAAAAAGCGTCGCAGCCGATTTGGAAGAATTGAAACGAAACGGCTTATTTGACAAAATTCTCGAATTGGCAAAAAGCGCTTTCATCCTTGGAATTTGCGGAGGACTGCAAATGCTCGGCAAGGAAATTTTGGACCCGGAACATATAGAAACGGAAAAAGAACGGACGGAAGGCTTCAATCTTTTACCCCTCAGTTCCACCTTCCATAAGGAAAAACAATTGACGCTCGTGGAAAATGTTAGATGTCCCTTGGAAGGCTCCGTCTGCGGTTACGAAATCCACCATGGAAAAAGCGAAGAACTGCCCGGCACGACAAAACAAATTCAGGGATATTTTCTTGACAGCGAACAAAACATTTATGGTTATACGTGTGAAAACGTTTGGGCGTCCTATATCCATGGACTTTTTGACAATGATGTTTTCCGTCTGAATTTCATTAATCATGTCCGTGCTTTTAAAGGACTAAACCCCGTTTCCGACTATACGCCTTACACGCTTGAAACATCGCTCAACAAACTTGCGGACGTAATCAGAAAACATGTTGACATGGACGCCATTTACCAAAGCATGGGACTTGCTTCCAAAAAGCGGGGGCAGAATAATGCCATATGA
- the fliF gene encoding flagellar basal-body MS-ring/collar protein FliF, with protein sequence MHPIVEKNIEKAKNFWGKFTLNQKIMIGAGFAFVVAVLTIFTIWATRPNFQTLYTNLSAEDANRVVNILKTNNVPYELAENGTAVMVPDSMVHSLRIQIAGEGNLVGQGIGFEIFDTVQMGQTDFVQRINYQRALQGELARTLSEFPNVESARVHLVIPEKSLFIEEQQEPSASVILRLKEPGKRFEKKEIDAMVNLLTMSVEGLESFNVSISDNNGKALYAPKEEGGVNDTQLDYRLRYEANLERRIQELLAPVLGMGKLIAKVSADIDFSQRTIRREIFDPESQVVRSEQRTEEQQSGRANLGADAADINFRGDGLGNSLSTQDGNREERLTNYEINKEEQNIITDKGSVRRLTVAVAVDGYYAKNELGVWEYVPRTEEELNQIKQLVANAVGIDIARGDTVEVSNMAFGDSVVPVEPTAIELLMEFARTMGTPLLTALLLFVFIMLVVRPAILTLIRPKVEAGEVLEGLEGLPSAEEQYALYEAQEKEAKEAAERARQSLSIESETEEDLYGLSPLATLDEVKGSALQLAERNMDQTLRLMRRWMQQDKKEIKAA encoded by the coding sequence ATGCATCCGATAGTTGAAAAAAACATAGAAAAAGCAAAGAATTTTTGGGGTAAATTCACTTTAAACCAAAAAATCATGATAGGAGCAGGTTTTGCTTTTGTTGTTGCCGTTTTGACAATTTTCACTATTTGGGCGACCCGTCCTAATTTTCAAACCCTTTATACGAATCTTTCTGCAGAAGACGCAAACCGTGTCGTCAATATTTTAAAAACAAATAATGTGCCTTACGAGCTTGCAGAAAACGGCACTGCCGTCATGGTTCCTGATTCCATGGTGCATTCATTGCGCATTCAGATTGCAGGTGAAGGAAATTTGGTGGGACAAGGAATCGGCTTTGAAATTTTTGATACCGTGCAAATGGGGCAAACGGATTTTGTGCAGCGTATCAATTATCAAAGAGCGCTGCAAGGCGAACTTGCGAGAACGTTATCAGAATTTCCGAATGTGGAAAGCGCGAGGGTTCACCTTGTCATTCCTGAAAAAAGCCTTTTTATCGAAGAACAGCAAGAACCGTCAGCATCGGTCATTTTGCGTTTGAAAGAACCCGGAAAGCGTTTCGAGAAGAAAGAAATTGATGCAATGGTCAATTTATTGACAATGTCCGTGGAAGGTTTGGAATCTTTCAATGTGTCCATTTCCGACAATAACGGCAAGGCTCTTTATGCTCCCAAGGAAGAGGGCGGAGTAAACGACACCCAGCTTGATTACCGCCTGCGTTATGAAGCAAATCTTGAACGAAGAATACAGGAATTGCTGGCGCCTGTGCTTGGCATGGGTAAGCTTATCGCTAAAGTAAGCGCAGACATCGATTTTAGCCAGCGCACCATCCGCCGCGAAATTTTCGACCCCGAAAGCCAGGTTGTGCGTTCCGAACAAAGAACGGAAGAACAGCAATCCGGACGTGCCAACCTCGGCGCCGATGCCGCCGATATCAACTTCCGCGGGGACGGGCTTGGCAATTCCTTGAGCACGCAGGACGGCAACCGTGAAGAACGTTTGACCAACTATGAAATCAATAAGGAAGAACAGAACATCATTACCGATAAGGGCAGTGTCCGCCGTTTGACTGTTGCTGTCGCCGTTGACGGGTATTATGCCAAAAATGAACTCGGCGTTTGGGAATATGTTCCCCGCACGGAGGAAGAACTCAACCAAATTAAACAATTGGTCGCAAACGCCGTGGGTATTGATATCGCACGCGGCGATACCGTTGAAGTAAGCAATATGGCGTTCGGCGATAGCGTTGTTCCTGTCGAACCTACCGCGATCGAACTGCTTATGGAATTTGCAAGGACAATGGGAACTCCTCTGCTTACGGCTTTGCTCCTTTTCGTCTTCATCATGCTTGTTGTCCGCCCTGCAATTTTGACCCTTATCCGTCCGAAAGTGGAAGCCGGGGAAGTGCTTGAAGGCTTGGAAGGCTTGCCTTCCGCCGAAGAACAATATGCCTTGTATGAAGCACAGGAAAAAGAAGCGAAAGAAGCTGCCGAACGGGCAAGACAATCCTTGTCTATTGAAAGCGAAACGGAAGAAGATTTATACGGGCTCAGCCCTCTTGCAACACTGGATGAAGTCAAAGGAAGCGCGCTGCAGCTTGCGGAAAGGAATATGGATCAAACCCTTCGCTTGATGCGCCGCTGGATGCAGCAGGATAAAAAGGAAATCAAGGCTGCTTAG
- a CDS encoding NAD-dependent epimerase/dehydratase family protein gives MRIIVFGGDGFCGWPTALHLSNLGHEILIVDNFSRRKIDIELGIESLTPIFSIYDRIKAWKEISGKEIQFRMLDIAQNYEALLQLFMEYRPDTVIHFAEQRSAPYSMKNPETKRYTVNNNIAATHNILVAITSSGLNIHLIHLGTMGVYGYTSHGMVIPEGYLPVEIQAGDTKLKQEILYPANPGSVYHMTKTLDQLLFYYYAKNDKLRITDLHQGVVWGTQTKETVLSEQLINRFDYDGDYGTVLNRFLLQAVLKYPLSVHGTGGQTRGFIHIQDTVKCLQLSVENPPQNGERVCIRNQITETHRVRDLAQIVSKLTGAEIAYIPNPRNEDKENDLDVSNACFLELGLNPHKLETSLLTEIKEIAEKYKDRCDIGKIPCHSYWNKEIEKKILN, from the coding sequence ATGAGAATTATTGTTTTTGGCGGTGATGGTTTTTGCGGTTGGCCCACAGCATTGCATCTTTCAAATTTAGGGCATGAAATTTTAATTGTCGACAATTTTTCCAGACGCAAAATAGACATTGAATTGGGAATAGAGTCCCTTACTCCTATTTTTTCAATATACGACCGTATCAAAGCTTGGAAAGAAATTTCCGGCAAAGAAATCCAGTTCAGAATGCTTGATATTGCTCAAAATTACGAGGCGCTGCTTCAACTTTTTATGGAGTATCGGCCTGATACGGTAATTCATTTCGCGGAACAGCGTTCAGCCCCTTATTCAATGAAAAATCCCGAAACAAAACGGTATACTGTGAATAACAATATCGCCGCCACGCACAATATCTTGGTCGCCATCACAAGTTCAGGTTTGAATATACACCTCATCCACCTTGGAACAATGGGGGTATACGGGTATACCTCGCATGGTATGGTTATTCCGGAAGGGTATCTTCCTGTTGAAATTCAAGCGGGCGATACGAAGCTGAAACAGGAAATCCTTTATCCTGCCAATCCCGGCAGTGTCTATCACATGACAAAGACGCTGGATCAGCTTTTATTTTATTATTATGCGAAAAATGACAAATTGCGCATTACTGATTTGCATCAAGGTGTTGTTTGGGGAACGCAAACAAAAGAAACCGTTTTAAGTGAGCAGCTGATCAACAGATTTGATTATGACGGAGACTACGGCACGGTTCTGAACAGATTTTTATTGCAGGCAGTTTTGAAATATCCTCTGTCCGTGCATGGAACAGGCGGTCAGACAAGAGGGTTCATTCATATTCAGGATACCGTGAAATGTTTGCAGCTTTCTGTTGAAAATCCTCCTCAAAACGGGGAAAGGGTTTGTATCAGAAATCAAATCACGGAAACCCATAGGGTGCGTGATTTGGCTCAGATAGTCAGCAAACTGACCGGTGCTGAAATTGCTTATATTCCCAATCCGCGAAACGAAGATAAGGAAAATGATTTGGATGTTTCCAACGCCTGTTTCTTGGAGCTTGGCTTGAACCCGCATAAGCTTGAAACCTCTTTGCTTACGGAAATAAAAGAAATTGCGGAAAAATACAAGGATAGGTGCGATATCGGTAAAATTCCCTGCCACTCCTACTGGAACAAAGAAATTGAAAAGAAAATACTGAACTGA